A single genomic interval of Rhodopseudomonas palustris harbors:
- the moaA gene encoding GTP 3',8-cyclase MoaA — MTSAAITPPTTVDRPMTDPFGRTIDYLRVSITDRCDFRCVYCMAEDMTFLPRANLLTLEELDRLCSAFIAKGVRKLRLTGGEPLVRRNMMSLVRSLSRHLKTGALDELTLTTNGSQLARFAAELADCGVRRVNVSLDTLDPDEFRRITRWGDLDRVLAGIDAARAAGLAVKINSVVLKGSNEDEIPSLMRWAHGLGMGLTLIEVMPLGEIGEGRIDQYVPLSLIRARLSANYTLTDLPDSTGGPARYVRVEETGGRLGFITPLTHNFCESCNRVRITCTGTIHTCLGHEDASDLRRPLRASADDALLSAAIDQAIGSKPKGHDFIIDRRHNRPSVSRHMSVTGG, encoded by the coding sequence ATGACCAGCGCCGCGATCACTCCGCCAACCACCGTGGATCGGCCGATGACCGATCCGTTCGGGCGGACCATCGACTACCTGCGCGTCTCCATTACCGACCGTTGTGACTTCCGCTGTGTGTACTGCATGGCGGAGGATATGACCTTCCTGCCCCGCGCCAACCTGCTGACGCTGGAAGAGCTCGACCGGCTGTGCTCGGCCTTCATCGCCAAGGGCGTGCGCAAGCTGCGCCTCACCGGCGGTGAGCCGCTGGTCCGCCGCAACATGATGTCCCTGGTGCGGTCGCTGTCCCGGCACCTGAAGACAGGCGCGCTCGACGAACTCACCCTCACCACAAACGGCTCGCAGCTCGCCCGCTTCGCCGCGGAGCTGGCCGACTGCGGCGTCCGCCGCGTCAACGTCTCGCTCGACACGCTCGACCCGGACGAGTTCCGCCGGATCACCCGCTGGGGCGATCTCGACCGGGTACTAGCCGGCATCGATGCCGCCCGCGCCGCCGGCCTTGCGGTGAAGATCAACAGCGTGGTGCTGAAGGGTTCCAACGAGGACGAGATCCCGTCGCTGATGCGCTGGGCGCATGGCCTCGGCATGGGGCTGACGCTGATCGAAGTTATGCCGCTCGGCGAAATTGGCGAAGGCCGGATCGATCAGTATGTACCGCTGTCGCTGATCCGCGCCCGGCTCTCCGCCAACTACACGCTGACCGACCTGCCCGACTCCACCGGCGGGCCGGCCCGCTACGTCCGTGTCGAGGAGACCGGCGGCCGGCTCGGCTTCATTACTCCACTCACGCACAATTTCTGCGAATCCTGCAATCGGGTGCGGATTACCTGCACCGGCACGATTCACACCTGCCTCGGCCACGAGGACGCCTCCGACCTGCGACGCCCGCTGCGCGCTTCCGCCGACGACGCCCTGCTCAGCGCCGCGATCGATCAGGCGATCGGCTCAAAACCCAAGGGCCACGACTTCATCATCGACCGCCGCCATAACCGGCCGAGCGTCAGCCGGCACATGAGCGTCACCGGCGGCTAA
- a CDS encoding HAD-IA family hydrolase, translated as MTASPIVVFDLDGTLIDTAPDLINALNFILVREGMPAVPMAVARNMIGQGARRLLERGLELDGRVIAQDDVNRLTVDFIDYYAAHIADESRPFEGLEATLDELSESGYRFAVCTNKLEWLSKLLLDRLGLSPRFAAICGADTFGVAKPDPAILRETVAKAGGDLSAAIMVGDAGPDVGVARRAGVPVIGVEFGYTEVPIAELQPDLLVGHMRELPHAVGRLLPRR; from the coding sequence ATGACCGCATCTCCCATTGTTGTCTTCGATCTCGACGGCACGCTGATCGACACCGCGCCCGACCTGATCAACGCCCTGAATTTCATCCTCGTTCGCGAAGGCATGCCGGCCGTTCCGATGGCCGTCGCGCGCAATATGATCGGACAAGGCGCTCGCCGCCTGCTCGAACGTGGCCTCGAACTCGACGGCCGGGTGATCGCGCAGGACGACGTCAATCGCCTCACCGTCGATTTCATCGACTATTACGCCGCCCACATCGCCGACGAGTCGCGCCCGTTCGAAGGGCTGGAAGCGACGCTCGACGAGCTGTCGGAGAGCGGCTACCGGTTTGCGGTCTGCACCAACAAGCTCGAATGGCTGTCGAAGCTGCTGCTCGACCGGCTCGGGCTCAGCCCGCGCTTTGCGGCGATCTGCGGCGCGGACACTTTCGGTGTTGCCAAGCCTGACCCGGCGATCCTGCGCGAGACCGTGGCGAAGGCCGGCGGCGACCTGTCGGCGGCCATCATGGTCGGCGACGCGGGACCGGATGTCGGTGTCGCGCGCCGGGCCGGCGTGCCGGTGATCGGGGTCGAATTCGGCTACACCGAAGTGCCGATCGCCGAGCTCCAGCCGGACCTGTTGGTCGGCCATATGCGCGAGCTGCCGCACGCGGTCGGTCGGCTGCTGCCGCGACGCTGA
- the rpiA gene encoding ribose-5-phosphate isomerase RpiA, translated as MDKEELKRRAAARALEEVRGGMKLGLGTGSTAKHFVELLGERVRLGLEIIGVPTSEVTRADAERCGIRLTSLDEIDRLDITIDGADEVDHHLDLIKGGGGALLREKIVAAASDRMIVIADESKLVDTLGRFPLPIEVIPFGLGATRRALQNAFTAAGCDGELKLRPGKDGHAFVTDGGHWILDAQLGRIPDAPRLAQLLSVIPGVVEHGLFVGMASTVVLAGADGIRTIERA; from the coding sequence ATGGACAAGGAAGAGTTGAAGCGGCGGGCTGCGGCGCGGGCGCTGGAAGAGGTGCGGGGCGGAATGAAGCTCGGCCTCGGGACCGGCTCGACGGCCAAGCATTTCGTTGAACTACTTGGCGAAAGGGTGCGGCTCGGGCTCGAAATCATCGGCGTGCCGACGTCGGAAGTGACGCGCGCGGATGCCGAGCGTTGCGGTATCCGGCTGACGAGCCTCGACGAGATCGACCGACTCGACATCACCATCGACGGTGCCGACGAGGTCGACCACCATCTCGACCTGATCAAGGGCGGCGGCGGGGCGCTGCTGCGCGAGAAGATCGTCGCCGCGGCTTCGGATCGCATGATCGTGATCGCGGACGAATCCAAGCTGGTCGACACCCTTGGCCGCTTCCCGCTGCCGATCGAGGTGATCCCGTTCGGCCTCGGCGCCACCCGCCGGGCGCTGCAGAATGCCTTCACGGCCGCCGGCTGCGACGGCGAATTAAAGCTCCGGCCCGGCAAAGACGGCCATGCTTTCGTCACCGATGGTGGCCACTGGATCCTCGACGCCCAGCTCGGGCGGATACCCGATGCTCCTCGTCTGGCCCAGTTGCTGTCCGTGATTCCGGGCGTAGTCGAGCATGGGTTGTTTGTCGGAATGGCGAGCACCGTCGTGCTGGCAGGGGCCGACGGAATTCGAACCATCGAACGCGCGTGA
- a CDS encoding DUF2059 domain-containing protein produces MKYLSKALLAAALVFGVALVGHQAQAQTKQPSPAAIASAKEILELKRAGGIYAQAVPNIIQRTMDTLMQSNLNYQQDLKEVAVVIAKKLAGREKEIGDGMAKIYATDFTEQELKDLVTFYKSPLGQKLLTQEPKSIAESMQFMNQWAQKFAEEVNGEFRAEMRKRGKNI; encoded by the coding sequence ATGAAATATCTGTCGAAGGCATTGCTGGCCGCCGCGTTGGTGTTCGGCGTCGCTCTGGTCGGCCATCAGGCTCAGGCGCAGACCAAGCAGCCGTCGCCGGCTGCGATCGCGTCCGCCAAGGAGATCCTGGAGCTGAAGCGGGCCGGCGGCATCTACGCCCAGGCGGTGCCGAACATCATTCAGCGCACCATGGACACGCTGATGCAGAGCAACCTGAACTATCAGCAGGACCTCAAGGAGGTCGCGGTGGTGATCGCCAAGAAGCTGGCGGGCCGCGAGAAGGAAATCGGCGACGGCATGGCGAAGATCTACGCCACCGATTTCACCGAGCAGGAGCTCAAGGACCTGGTCACCTTCTACAAGTCGCCGCTCGGCCAGAAGCTGCTCACCCAGGAGCCGAAGTCGATTGCCGAAAGCATGCAGTTCATGAATCAGTGGGCGCAGAAGTTCGCCGAGGAAGTGAACGGCGAATTCCGCGCCGAGATGCGTAAGCGCGGCAAGAACATCTGA
- the gor gene encoding glutathione-disulfide reductase, which translates to MADFDADLFVIGGGSGGVRAARIAAGYGARVVVAEEYRFGGTCVIRGCVPKKLMVYASQVHEEIRDAAGFGWSIPTAEFNWSTLIANKDKEIARLEQIYANNVEKAGARTIKARAVFDDPHTLLLSTGEKVRAKTILIATGGAPNHGKPIPGIEHVISSNEVFHLPQQPKRILIQGGGYIALEFACIFAGLGSDVTLVYRGDNILRGFDEDVRTHVRTEMERAGITIITGCTVTAVEKLGEEYTSHLSSGSSIASDQVMFAIGRHPAVANLGLEKAGVAINPDNGGIAVDDHCRTSVPHIYAVGDVTHRTNLTPVAIREGHAFADNVFGGKQIQVDYSYVPTAVFSQPQVGTVGLTEAQARAQYSVVDIYKTDFRPMKGTMSGSQSRVLMKLIVDGTTDRLLGCHIVGPDAAELVQVVAVAMKMKATKADFDGTMALHPTAAEELVTMRTRTARYQREAAE; encoded by the coding sequence ATGGCTGACTTCGACGCGGACCTGTTTGTCATCGGCGGTGGCTCTGGCGGCGTGAGAGCCGCACGAATCGCCGCCGGCTACGGCGCCCGCGTCGTCGTCGCCGAAGAGTATCGGTTCGGCGGCACCTGCGTGATCCGCGGTTGCGTGCCGAAGAAGCTGATGGTCTACGCCTCCCAGGTTCACGAAGAGATCCGGGATGCGGCCGGCTTCGGCTGGAGCATCCCGACCGCGGAATTCAACTGGTCGACGCTAATCGCCAACAAGGACAAGGAGATCGCGCGGCTCGAGCAGATCTATGCGAACAACGTCGAGAAGGCGGGCGCGCGCACCATCAAGGCGCGCGCGGTGTTCGACGATCCGCACACACTGTTGCTGTCGACCGGCGAAAAGGTTCGCGCCAAGACGATCCTGATTGCGACCGGCGGCGCGCCCAATCACGGCAAGCCGATCCCCGGCATCGAGCACGTGATTTCGTCCAACGAGGTGTTTCACCTCCCGCAGCAGCCGAAGCGCATCCTGATTCAAGGCGGCGGCTACATCGCGCTGGAATTCGCCTGCATCTTCGCCGGCCTCGGTTCGGACGTCACTTTGGTGTACCGCGGCGACAACATCCTGCGCGGCTTCGACGAGGACGTCCGTACTCATGTCCGCACCGAGATGGAGCGGGCAGGGATCACCATCATCACCGGCTGCACCGTGACGGCTGTCGAGAAGCTCGGCGAGGAATACACCTCGCATCTGTCGAGCGGCTCCAGCATCGCATCCGATCAAGTGATGTTCGCGATCGGCCGGCATCCGGCGGTTGCCAATCTCGGCCTGGAGAAGGCCGGCGTCGCGATCAATCCGGACAATGGCGGGATCGCCGTCGACGACCACTGCCGCACCTCGGTGCCGCACATCTATGCGGTCGGCGACGTGACCCACCGCACCAATCTGACCCCGGTGGCGATCCGTGAGGGCCATGCCTTCGCCGACAATGTGTTCGGCGGCAAGCAGATCCAAGTCGACTATTCCTACGTCCCGACCGCAGTGTTCTCGCAGCCGCAGGTCGGCACCGTCGGGCTGACCGAGGCCCAGGCGCGGGCGCAATACAGCGTCGTCGACATCTACAAGACCGATTTCCGTCCGATGAAGGGGACGATGTCCGGCAGCCAGTCGCGCGTGCTGATGAAGCTGATCGTCGACGGCACCACCGATCGTCTGCTCGGCTGCCATATCGTCGGGCCGGATGCCGCCGAGCTGGTCCAGGTGGTGGCGGTCGCGATGAAGATGAAGGCCACCAAGGCCGACTTCGACGGCACCATGGCGCTGCACCCCACCGCCGCCGAAGAACTGGTGACGATGCGCACCCGCACCGCGCGCTACCAGCGCGAAGCCGCCGAATAG
- a CDS encoding class II 3-deoxy-7-phosphoheptulonate synthase yields the protein MSERWTPDSWRAKPVQQMPQYPDAKALADVEAQLASFPPLVFAGEARNLKKALATVAAGDAFLLQGGDCAESFAEHGANNIRDLFRVFLQMAIVLTYAGASPVVKVGRIAGQFAKPRSAPVEKRDGVELPSYRGDIINDVAFTEEARVPDPRRQIEAYRQSAATLNLLRAFAKGGYASVENVHSWMLQSVSDSPQSKAYADLADRVSGALDFMRACGLTFAVDSSLGTTDFYTSHEALLLGYEQAMTRVDSTTGDWYATSGHMLWIGDRTRQLDHAHVEYFRGIKNPIGLKCGPSLKTDELLKLIDILNPDNEPGRLTLIGRFGHEKIGEHLPAMVRAVKREGRTVVWSCDPMHGNTITSNSGYKTRPFDRILSEVRSFFAVHAAEGTHAGGVHLEMTGQNVTECLGGARAITDEDLNNRYHTACDPRLNAEQSIDMAFLIADLLKQGRAGKASPLQAAAGL from the coding sequence ATGTCCGAACGCTGGACACCCGATAGCTGGCGCGCCAAGCCGGTGCAGCAGATGCCGCAATATCCCGACGCGAAGGCGCTTGCGGATGTCGAGGCGCAGCTCGCGAGCTTTCCGCCGCTGGTGTTTGCGGGCGAGGCGCGCAACCTGAAGAAGGCGCTGGCCACGGTGGCGGCCGGCGACGCTTTCCTGCTCCAGGGCGGCGATTGCGCCGAGAGCTTCGCCGAGCACGGCGCCAACAACATTCGCGACCTGTTCCGCGTCTTCCTGCAGATGGCGATCGTCTTGACCTACGCCGGCGCCTCGCCGGTGGTGAAGGTCGGCCGCATCGCCGGCCAGTTCGCCAAGCCGCGCTCCGCTCCGGTCGAGAAGCGCGACGGCGTCGAGCTGCCGAGCTATCGCGGCGACATCATCAATGACGTCGCGTTCACCGAGGAAGCCCGCGTACCCGATCCGCGCCGGCAGATCGAAGCGTATCGGCAGTCGGCCGCGACGCTCAACCTGCTGCGCGCCTTCGCCAAGGGCGGCTACGCCAGCGTCGAGAACGTCCATAGCTGGATGCTGCAGTCGGTGAGCGACAGTCCGCAGTCGAAGGCCTATGCGGATCTCGCCGATCGCGTTTCTGGCGCGCTGGATTTCATGCGCGCCTGCGGCCTGACCTTCGCGGTCGATTCCTCGCTCGGCACCACGGATTTCTACACCAGCCACGAAGCGCTGCTGCTCGGCTACGAGCAGGCGATGACCCGCGTCGACTCGACCACGGGTGATTGGTACGCGACCAGCGGCCACATGCTGTGGATCGGCGACCGTACCCGCCAGCTCGACCACGCCCATGTCGAGTATTTCCGCGGCATCAAGAATCCGATCGGCCTGAAGTGCGGTCCGTCGCTCAAGACCGACGAACTGCTCAAGCTGATCGATATCCTCAATCCCGACAACGAGCCGGGGCGGCTGACGCTGATCGGCCGTTTCGGCCATGAGAAAATCGGCGAGCACCTCCCGGCGATGGTTCGCGCCGTGAAGCGCGAGGGCCGGACCGTGGTGTGGTCGTGCGATCCGATGCACGGCAACACCATCACGTCGAACTCGGGCTACAAGACCCGGCCGTTCGATCGCATCCTGTCGGAAGTGCGCTCGTTCTTCGCGGTCCATGCCGCGGAGGGGACGCATGCCGGCGGCGTGCATCTGGAGATGACCGGCCAGAACGTCACCGAGTGCCTCGGCGGCGCCCGCGCCATCACCGACGAAGACCTCAACAACCGCTATCACACCGCCTGCGATCCCCGGCTGAACGCTGAGCAGTCGATCGACATGGCGTTCCTGATCGCGGACCTCCTGAAGCAGGGCAGGGCCGGCAAGGCCAGCCCGCTGCAGGCGGCGGCCGGCCTCTGA
- a CDS encoding diacylglycerol kinase, translated as MLRFWRATINSWRGLKFAIRSEQAIREELVALVLAVPAAWLIGTTAARRVELVAVVALVIVVELLNTAIEKLADRLTTEHDLQIGRVKDMGSAAVGVALAIAGLFWLFALAERFGLI; from the coding sequence GTGCTGAGGTTCTGGCGGGCGACGATCAATTCGTGGCGCGGACTGAAATTCGCGATCCGCTCCGAGCAGGCGATCCGCGAGGAGCTGGTTGCGCTCGTGCTCGCCGTTCCGGCCGCCTGGCTGATCGGCACCACGGCGGCACGCCGGGTCGAACTCGTCGCGGTGGTTGCGCTGGTGATCGTGGTCGAGCTGCTGAACACTGCGATCGAAAAGCTGGCCGACCGGCTCACCACCGAACACGACCTCCAGATCGGCCGGGTCAAGGACATGGGATCGGCCGCGGTCGGCGTCGCGCTGGCAATCGCCGGCTTGTTCTGGCTGTTCGCGCTCGCCGAGCGGTTCGGGCTGATCTGA
- a CDS encoding NAD+ synthase, with product MTEAARLTISLAQLNPTVGDIAGNADKARDARRRAAADGADLVVYPELFIAGYPPEDLVLKPAFQAACRAAIEDLARETADGGPAMLIGSPWVDNGKLYNACALLDGGRIAAIRHKVNLPNYGVFDEKRVFARGPVSGPVTIRGVRIGVPICEDTWLEESEDYENVVECLAETGAELLVVPNGSPYARGKNDMRMSVSVARVTESDLPLVYVNQVGGQDELVFDGASFVLNADRTLAAQLPGFVESVTTLSFVRGAAGWRCDGPVAPVIEGDEADYAACVLGLRDYVRKNGFPGVLLGISGGIDSALCAAIAVDALGADKVRGVMLPFRYTAQISLDDAGRLASALGFGYEVLPIAQAVEGFEAILAKPFAGLERDITEENLQARTRGTLLMAISNKTGAMVVTTGNKSEMSVGYATLYGDMNGGFNPIKDIYKTQVFRLSSLRNRWKPDDALGPDGEVIPESIIIRPPTAELRENQTDQDSLPPYDVLDAILERLVEREEPLASIVADGFDKDTVVRIERLLNIAEYKRRQAAPGVKVTRKNFGRDRRYPITNRFRDKAEVLPAPDEALVTKVGRASSEAFEG from the coding sequence ATGACCGAAGCCGCCCGCCTGACGATCTCGCTCGCCCAGCTCAACCCGACGGTCGGCGACATTGCCGGCAATGCCGACAAGGCGCGCGATGCGCGCCGACGCGCGGCGGCCGATGGCGCCGATCTTGTCGTCTATCCGGAGCTGTTCATCGCCGGCTACCCGCCGGAAGATCTGGTGCTGAAGCCGGCGTTCCAGGCAGCCTGCCGTGCCGCGATCGAGGACCTGGCGCGCGAAACCGCCGACGGCGGCCCGGCGATGCTGATCGGCTCGCCGTGGGTCGATAACGGCAAGCTGTACAACGCCTGCGCGCTGCTCGACGGCGGCCGGATCGCGGCGATCCGCCATAAGGTCAATCTGCCGAACTACGGCGTGTTCGATGAAAAGCGGGTGTTCGCCCGCGGCCCGGTGTCGGGTCCGGTGACGATCCGCGGCGTCCGGATCGGCGTGCCGATCTGCGAGGACACCTGGCTCGAAGAGTCCGAAGACTACGAGAACGTGGTGGAGTGCCTGGCCGAAACCGGCGCCGAGCTTCTGGTCGTGCCGAACGGCTCGCCTTACGCGCGCGGCAAGAACGACATGCGGATGTCGGTGTCGGTGGCGCGCGTCACCGAGAGCGATCTGCCGCTGGTCTACGTCAATCAGGTCGGCGGTCAGGACGAACTGGTGTTCGACGGCGCGTCGTTCGTTCTCAACGCCGATCGCACATTGGCGGCGCAGCTGCCCGGCTTCGTCGAGAGCGTCACCACGCTGAGCTTCGTGAGGGGCGCGGCGGGCTGGCGCTGCGACGGCCCGGTCGCACCGGTGATCGAGGGCGATGAGGCGGACTACGCTGCCTGCGTGCTCGGCTTGCGCGACTACGTCCGCAAGAACGGCTTCCCCGGCGTGCTGCTCGGCATCTCTGGCGGCATTGACTCGGCGCTGTGCGCGGCGATCGCGGTCGATGCGCTCGGCGCAGATAAGGTTCGCGGCGTGATGCTGCCGTTCCGCTACACCGCGCAGATCTCGCTCGACGATGCCGGCCGCCTCGCGAGCGCACTCGGCTTCGGCTACGAGGTGCTGCCGATCGCGCAAGCCGTCGAAGGCTTCGAGGCGATCCTGGCGAAGCCGTTCGCGGGGCTGGAGCGGGACATCACCGAGGAAAATCTGCAGGCGCGCACCCGCGGCACGCTGCTGATGGCGATCTCCAACAAAACCGGCGCGATGGTGGTGACCACCGGCAACAAGTCGGAAATGAGCGTCGGCTACGCCACGCTGTACGGCGACATGAACGGCGGCTTCAACCCGATCAAGGACATCTACAAGACGCAGGTGTTCCGGCTGTCGTCCTTGCGCAACCGCTGGAAGCCGGACGACGCGCTCGGCCCTGACGGCGAGGTGATCCCCGAAAGCATCATCATCCGCCCGCCGACCGCGGAGCTGCGCGAAAACCAGACCGACCAGGATTCGCTGCCGCCCTACGACGTGCTCGACGCCATCCTGGAGCGTCTGGTCGAACGCGAGGAGCCGCTGGCGAGTATCGTCGCCGACGGCTTCGATAAAGACACTGTGGTGCGGATCGAACGGCTGCTCAACATCGCCGAATACAAGCGCCGCCAAGCGGCGCCAGGCGTCAAGGTCACCCGCAAAAACTTCGGCCGCGACCGCCGCTACCCCATCACCAACCGTTTTCGCGACAAAGCGGAAGTACTGCCGGCGCCGGACGAGGCATTGGTGACGAAGGTTGGGCGGGCGTCGAGCGAGGCGTTCGAGGGGTAG
- a CDS encoding HdeA/HdeB family chaperone, with product MTRIVFAISCALTLVSSAAEAQTPLTAYADSKGYIHVQELTCAQLAGTYQEDADFLGVWYSGWYNGLGKHNTIKIDRVKQGIHEVIVHCKANKGKKVIQAIDFVIKNQK from the coding sequence ATGACGAGGATCGTGTTTGCAATTTCCTGCGCATTGACGTTGGTCTCGAGCGCGGCAGAAGCTCAAACGCCGCTGACGGCCTATGCCGACAGCAAGGGCTACATTCACGTTCAGGAGCTCACCTGTGCCCAGCTTGCCGGGACCTATCAAGAAGACGCGGACTTCCTGGGTGTTTGGTACAGCGGCTGGTATAACGGCCTTGGTAAGCACAACACGATCAAGATCGATCGTGTAAAGCAGGGCATCCACGAGGTCATCGTTCATTGCAAGGCGAATAAGGGCAAGAAGGTCATCCAGGCGATCGACTTCGTCATCAAAAATCAGAAGTGA
- a CDS encoding helix-turn-helix domain-containing protein, with protein MHARGADVHANPLSSFRHVKTGSIELLEHEVGRFYPGIRFELDNPDGALNAEASRCELSDIALTYGRHGTGITIDVPYNNTHSLVFAYAGSAEARTGRLRSDIAGHRAFVASATRPVTLKYAPDFEQLILNVSQRSVATNLEALIGAPLSQPIIFKPTSNLRRTSARRLWEQLMSLVERLGRHDGGYHQQITTELEQAIILSFLTANESNYTPLLMSEAAAAGRRPVHKVADYLEAYWDQPLTVEMLARVSGVSVRTLFHSFRGQFGYSPMEFVRRIRLERARQMLAGADPALSVTSVALSCGFGNLGHFAGYYKKAFGEAPSATLSRARSPASS; from the coding sequence ATGCATGCCCGTGGCGCCGACGTTCATGCCAACCCGCTCAGTTCTTTTCGCCATGTGAAGACGGGAAGCATCGAACTTCTGGAGCACGAGGTTGGTCGTTTTTATCCGGGCATCCGGTTTGAATTGGACAATCCCGACGGCGCACTCAATGCGGAGGCCAGTCGATGTGAATTGAGCGATATTGCTCTGACCTATGGACGGCACGGCACCGGCATCACCATCGACGTCCCGTACAACAACACGCATTCGCTGGTGTTCGCCTACGCCGGCAGCGCTGAAGCCCGCACGGGCCGACTCCGCTCAGACATCGCGGGGCACCGCGCCTTCGTTGCCTCCGCAACTCGGCCGGTGACGCTCAAATACGCGCCGGATTTCGAGCAGCTCATTCTGAACGTTTCACAGCGGTCGGTCGCAACCAACCTCGAGGCGCTGATCGGCGCCCCGCTCAGTCAACCGATCATCTTCAAGCCCACTTCGAATCTTCGGCGCACGTCGGCGCGCAGGCTGTGGGAGCAGTTGATGTCTCTCGTCGAGCGGCTGGGCCGACACGACGGTGGGTATCATCAGCAAATCACGACCGAGCTCGAGCAGGCGATCATCCTGTCTTTCCTGACCGCCAATGAGAGCAACTACACTCCATTGCTGATGAGCGAGGCCGCCGCTGCCGGCAGGCGGCCGGTCCATAAGGTGGCGGACTATCTCGAGGCATACTGGGACCAGCCGCTGACAGTGGAGATGCTGGCGCGGGTGAGCGGAGTGAGCGTACGGACTCTCTTCCACAGTTTCCGCGGGCAGTTCGGCTATTCCCCGATGGAGTTCGTCAGGCGCATTCGTCTTGAACGGGCCCGCCAGATGCTGGCCGGCGCCGATCCGGCGCTTTCGGTGACATCGGTCGCGCTCTCCTGCGGCTTTGGCAATCTTGGTCACTTCGCGGGCTATTATAAGAAGGCGTTCGGCGAAGCGCCGTCGGCCACGCTGTCGCGCGCCAGGAGCCCTGCATCGTCCTGA